A window of the Buchnera aphidicola str. Sg (Schizaphis graminum) genome harbors these coding sequences:
- the atpH gene encoding ATP synthase F1 subunit delta — translation MSVLDTIARPYAKAIFELAIENQSIEKWKKTLIFINEIIRSKKIEKFLSGSLSPSYLSSFFIFVAGDHIDKDARNLIKLLAENQRFKIFNNILRQFLKLETSYQGNTIIELISAYSLQEHEIIDIRCILQKIFLSKIKFIYKIDHQILDGIIIKKADTVFDFSVRSYLKQLSDVLNF, via the coding sequence ATGTCAGTACTTGATACTATTGCTAGACCTTATGCTAAAGCAATTTTTGAATTAGCAATTGAAAATCAATCAATAGAAAAATGGAAAAAAACGTTAATTTTTATTAACGAAATCATTCGTTCAAAAAAAATTGAAAAATTTTTATCTGGATCTTTATCACCTAGTTATTTATCATCTTTTTTTATCTTTGTTGCTGGTGATCACATTGATAAAGATGCAAGAAATTTAATAAAATTATTAGCTGAAAATCAGCGTTTTAAAATATTTAATAATATATTGCGACAGTTTTTAAAATTAGAAACATCTTATCAAGGTAATACTATTATTGAGTTAATATCAGCATATTCTTTGCAAGAACATGAGATTATTGATATACGTTGTATATTACAAAAAATATTTTTATCTAAAATTAAATTTATATATAAAATTGATCATCAGATACTTGATGGCATAATTATAAAAAAAGCTGATACAGTTTTTGATTTTTCTGTTCGTAGTTATCTTAAACAATTATCTGACGTTTTAAATTTTTAA
- the atpE gene encoding F0F1 ATP synthase subunit C has translation MESLNVDMLYIAVAIMIGLAAIGAAIGIGILGSKFLEGAARQPDLVPLLRTQFFVVMGLVDAIPMIAVGLGLYMLFAIS, from the coding sequence ATGGAAAGTTTAAATGTTGATATGTTGTATATAGCGGTTGCTATTATGATTGGATTAGCGGCAATTGGAGCTGCAATTGGTATTGGTATTTTAGGTAGTAAATTTTTAGAAGGAGCTGCAAGGCAGCCTGATTTAGTTCCTTTATTAAGAACACAGTTTTTTGTTGTAATGGGATTAGTAGATGCAATTCCAATGATTGCAGTTGGATTAGGCTTATATATGCTTTTCGCTATTTCTTAA
- the atpF gene encoding F0F1 ATP synthase subunit B: MNLNATILGQALSFILFVWFCMKYIWPPIIFAIETRQKNIEESLISLKKAEEELIIIQKKMNQIIQDSKEKASFIINEANKKKSIILEDAKSIALEESKKIFLRNQLEIDLKVMQVRKNLHKEIVDLSILIAEKIIKDNIQKDQYKYSIKKLIVSLSKDKKLI; this comes from the coding sequence GTGAATCTTAATGCAACAATTCTTGGACAAGCACTGTCATTTATTTTATTTGTTTGGTTTTGTATGAAATATATATGGCCTCCTATTATTTTTGCCATCGAGACAAGACAAAAAAATATTGAGGAATCTTTGATTTCTTTGAAAAAAGCTGAAGAAGAACTTATTATTATTCAAAAAAAAATGAATCAAATAATTCAAGATTCTAAAGAAAAAGCATCTTTTATTATCAACGAAGCAAATAAAAAAAAATCAATTATTTTAGAGGATGCAAAGAGTATTGCTTTAGAGGAAAGCAAAAAAATTTTTTTAAGAAATCAATTAGAAATTGATTTAAAAGTTATGCAAGTACGTAAAAATTTACATAAAGAAATTGTAGATTTATCAATTTTGATAGCTGAAAAAATTATTAAAGACAATATTCAAAAAGATCAATATAAGTATTCAATAAAAAAATTAATTGTTTCTTTATCTAAAGATAAGAAATTAATATAG